A segment of the Candidatus Bathyarchaeota archaeon genome:
CAAAAGCTTTGATGATGCGGATGGCTTTGGGAGTCCGTTTTTTAGGTGGCATTATCCAAGCACGCCGCAAGGGTATAGTGTAGATTCTTTCTTCTACAAATTCCTCTTCCTCTTCTTTTCGACGAGGTGGTGCTTCTTCTTCAATCTCTTCCTCTTCTAGAGTCTCCTCTTCAGCTTCTTCTTCGTCTATTCCCTCTTCTTCCTTAACGACTTCGGTTTCTTCGAGAGTTTCAGTTTCTTTCCCCGGCAGTTCTTCTTCCTCTTCTGCTTCCGTAGTTTCCTCTGTCTTTTCTTCCAAGGCACCGCTTCCTCTATGCTTTAAGTTTGGAACGTCGCCAATGTTTACTCTTAGGATGCCTTCTAACTCGACCTAGAGTCTTAGCTACTACCCATGTGGGAACTGGCTTTTTTTGCTTCCCAGCCTTTGCCAGTCTACGTTTTCTCGCGGTTGGTTTGTTTCTAGCCATTGTTATTTTCTCCTTATTTTGATGTCTCGACGTTGAGTCTGTAATTGAGCTAATATTTCTTTTAGTTGGTTATCGGTAACTGGGATTTTTAAGCGTCCTGTCTGAGCGA
Coding sequences within it:
- a CDS encoding 50S ribosomal protein L39e, with translation MARNKPTARKRRLAKAGKQKKPVPTWVVAKTLGRVRRHPKSKHWRRSKLKA